A window of Microcoleus sp. FACHB-831 contains these coding sequences:
- a CDS encoding DUF1565 domain-containing protein yields MKKIAFTLLLCTSFAGAIGALVTQAASQNIAFAGRTYYVDPNGSDNNNGSKSSPWKTVAFATSRAKKGDTIHMNRGTFVETRTIDLPPGVNLEGESSETTVLIAKNLSGDRTLIRLDSNRELGNQRLRRFSIDGQNNSLERGISITNRHNVKIDDIHLKNIKFTCLFVGGVDNRQKEGTTPPSIWVKGISVTNTQITNCGENKGGWSSGALMIAALDGARFDNITINNPKFGHGIKQFKGGWFKNIKITNSTINVADKGSHNRRAISIELWNTFDDSEVYKVKTNNWFSFGYGNKGSGKRSVKVHDNQIIQSDTGEEYLAIEAAASDMEIYNNYIKNPGSYGIAIWERGSPSNNLVHHNVVVSGNNRHGFIVLKPADRQYIKTTKIYNNTLIGFKTSAINLSNTQGVVDGLDIRNNVFTDSGYIMMGGDTKTLKNVTFSNNLFYNPRVKLTGVWTNWGATKPTNFIIRNNKAGNPGFNNSGSIPRPFYAPSRKSILLDAGVNVGLPFTGYAPNIGAL; encoded by the coding sequence ATGAAAAAAATTGCATTTACCCTTCTTCTTTGTACATCGTTTGCTGGCGCAATCGGGGCGTTAGTCACCCAAGCAGCTTCCCAGAATATAGCTTTTGCAGGCAGAACCTATTATGTAGATCCCAATGGCAGCGACAATAATAATGGCTCGAAGTCTTCACCTTGGAAAACTGTAGCGTTTGCTACATCTCGTGCCAAGAAGGGCGACACAATTCATATGAACAGGGGAACTTTTGTGGAAACCCGAACTATCGATCTACCACCAGGCGTAAATTTGGAAGGCGAAAGTAGCGAAACTACTGTTTTAATAGCAAAGAATTTATCAGGCGATCGCACTTTAATTCGCTTGGATTCAAACCGTGAATTAGGCAACCAACGTCTAAGAAGATTTTCTATTGATGGACAGAACAATTCATTAGAAAGGGGAATCTCTATCACCAACCGTCACAATGTAAAAATTGACGATATACATTTAAAAAATATAAAATTTACCTGCTTATTTGTAGGAGGCGTAGACAATCGTCAGAAAGAGGGTACAACTCCCCCTTCTATTTGGGTAAAAGGAATTTCTGTTACAAACACTCAAATTACTAATTGTGGCGAAAATAAAGGCGGTTGGAGTTCAGGGGCATTAATGATTGCCGCTTTAGATGGGGCAAGATTCGATAATATTACCATCAATAACCCCAAATTCGGTCACGGGATTAAACAGTTTAAAGGAGGGTGGTTTAAAAATATCAAAATAACTAACAGCACAATCAATGTAGCAGATAAAGGAAGTCATAATAGGCGGGCGATCTCTATAGAACTGTGGAATACTTTTGACGACAGTGAAGTTTATAAAGTTAAAACAAACAACTGGTTTTCCTTTGGCTATGGAAACAAAGGATCGGGTAAGCGCAGCGTCAAAGTTCATGATAACCAAATTATTCAATCTGACACTGGTGAGGAGTATCTCGCTATCGAAGCTGCGGCGTCAGATATGGAAATTTATAATAATTACATTAAAAACCCCGGTTCTTATGGAATTGCTATCTGGGAAAGGGGCAGCCCTTCTAATAATTTAGTGCATCACAACGTAGTTGTCAGCGGCAATAATAGACATGGATTCATAGTACTTAAACCCGCCGACAGACAATATATCAAAACCACCAAAATCTATAATAATACGCTGATTGGGTTCAAAACTTCGGCTATTAATCTCAGCAACACTCAAGGGGTGGTTGATGGTTTAGATATCCGAAACAACGTGTTTACCGATTCAGGATATATTATGATGGGAGGCGATACCAAGACACTGAAAAATGTTACTTTCTCTAACAACTTGTTCTATAACCCAAGAGTAAAGTTGACGGGTGTATGGACTAATTGGGGAGCAACTAAACCTACCAATTTTATAATTAGAAATAATAAAGCTGGTAATCCCGGATTTAATAACTCTGGTTCAATTCCCCGGCCATTTTATGCACCATCTCGCAAGAGCATTCTATTGGATGCTGGGGTAAATGTTGGACTGCCATTCACTGGATATGCGCCGAATATAGGTGCTTTATAA
- the ppc gene encoding phosphoenolpyruvate carboxylase produces the protein MSSLLQSSDQITVLSTTQLFLRHRLKVVEDLWEFVLQQECGQELVDLLKQLRDLCSPEGQATDFPESSVPKVIEKLDLNEAIRASRAFALYFQLINIVEQHYEQRDQQLSRRATYSYPGALKPQGTPKPSIANVPMDGAENKEQENGSSKLAPSSDPGAHLLEKSWHHDPNEEEKLGTFHWLFPHLRALNVPPQQIQRLIDNLDIRLVFTAHPTEIVRHTIRGKQRRMAKILQQMDQAEEAFRALGLTTSWEAESLQEQLTEEIRLWWRTDELHQFKPTVLDEVDYTLHYFQEVLFDAIPQLYTRLKKALGAAFPWLNPPSNNFCYFGSWVGSDRDGNPFVTPKVTWETSCYQRDLVLEKYLQSVRQLTSLLSLSLHWSDVLPELLESLEQDRQTMPDVYEKLAIRYRQEPYRLKLAYILSRLENTRDRNLQLYNGSAIRSPESAVGRRQSELSRREMPDPHAACVYRSGLEFLTELKLIQRNLKETGLSCSDLENLICQVEIFGFNLAHLDIRQESTRHADALAEVVEYLQILPKPYNELSEAERSLWLATELQTKRPLIPGELPFSEKTCETIETFRTVRKMQQEFGPEICQTYVISMSHEASDVLEVLLLAKECGLYDPATGTSSIQVVPLFETVEDLKKAPTVMRSLFELPLYRAALSGGYSSVEKSHTISLQEVMLGYSDSNKDSGFLSSNWEIHKAQKALQQIAEEYGVALRIFHGRGGSVGRGGGPSYEAILAQPGHSINGRIKITEQGEVLASKYSLPELALYHLESVTTAVIQASLLRTGFDDIQPWNEIMEELSTRSRSHYRDLIYENPDLVDFFHSVTPIEEISQLQISSRPARRGGKKDLSSLRAIPWVFSWTQSRFLLPSWYGVGTALQEFLDEEPEEHLKLLRYFYFKWPFFKMVISKVEMTLAKVDMQMASHYVRELSRPEDQERFQALYEQIIKEFHLTRDLVLSIAGNKRLLDGDPVLQRSVQLRNGTIVPLGFLQVSLLKRLRHHGKQVASAVIQSRYSKGELLRGALLTINGIAAGMRNTG, from the coding sequence ATGAGTTCCCTACTCCAGTCATCCGATCAAATTACGGTACTATCTACCACCCAACTGTTTCTGCGCCATCGCCTCAAAGTTGTGGAGGATTTGTGGGAATTTGTTCTGCAACAGGAGTGCGGGCAGGAACTGGTCGATCTGCTCAAGCAACTGCGCGATCTGTGTTCGCCTGAAGGACAGGCTACTGACTTTCCAGAGTCGTCAGTCCCGAAGGTGATCGAAAAGCTTGACCTCAACGAAGCTATTCGTGCCTCCCGCGCCTTTGCCCTTTACTTCCAGCTGATTAATATTGTCGAACAGCACTACGAACAGCGCGATCAACAGCTTTCCCGACGTGCGACTTACAGCTATCCGGGTGCATTAAAACCACAGGGAACGCCAAAGCCCAGTATCGCCAACGTGCCGATGGATGGAGCCGAAAATAAAGAACAGGAAAACGGATCGAGCAAGCTAGCACCTTCGAGCGATCCGGGTGCCCATTTGTTGGAAAAAAGCTGGCATCATGACCCGAACGAAGAAGAAAAACTGGGTACTTTTCATTGGCTGTTCCCCCACTTGCGTGCGCTGAACGTTCCACCTCAGCAAATCCAACGGCTAATTGACAATCTCGATATCCGGTTAGTTTTCACCGCTCACCCAACGGAAATTGTCCGCCACACCATCCGAGGCAAACAGCGGCGCATGGCCAAAATTTTGCAACAGATGGATCAGGCAGAGGAAGCATTTAGAGCTTTGGGACTTACTACTTCGTGGGAAGCAGAGTCTTTGCAAGAACAGCTAACTGAAGAAATTCGCCTGTGGTGGCGCACTGACGAACTGCACCAGTTCAAGCCTACAGTCCTCGATGAGGTGGACTACACTCTCCACTACTTCCAAGAAGTTTTGTTCGATGCCATTCCTCAACTTTATACAAGGCTGAAAAAAGCTCTGGGCGCCGCTTTCCCTTGGCTAAATCCTCCCTCAAACAATTTCTGCTACTTCGGCTCTTGGGTGGGTTCAGACCGCGATGGCAATCCGTTTGTTACGCCTAAAGTAACTTGGGAAACTTCTTGCTATCAACGCGATTTGGTGCTGGAAAAGTATCTCCAGTCCGTGCGGCAGTTGACGAGTTTGTTGAGCCTCAGCTTGCACTGGAGCGATGTTTTGCCAGAACTGCTGGAATCTTTGGAGCAGGATCGGCAGACGATGCCAGATGTTTATGAAAAGCTGGCTATTCGTTATAGGCAAGAACCTTATCGGCTGAAACTAGCGTATATACTTTCGAGGCTGGAAAATACGCGCGATCGCAACCTCCAACTCTACAATGGTTCGGCAATCCGCAGCCCCGAGTCGGCAGTAGGTCGTCGCCAGTCGGAACTCAGCCGCCGCGAAATGCCCGATCCTCACGCTGCTTGTGTTTACCGCTCTGGATTGGAGTTCTTGACAGAGCTTAAACTAATCCAGCGCAATCTTAAGGAGACGGGGTTGAGTTGTAGCGACCTGGAAAATTTAATCTGCCAGGTGGAAATCTTTGGCTTCAATCTGGCTCACTTAGATATTCGCCAGGAAAGCACGAGACACGCGGATGCGCTTGCAGAGGTTGTGGAATATCTGCAAATTCTGCCTAAGCCTTACAACGAACTATCTGAGGCAGAGCGATCGCTGTGGTTGGCAACGGAACTGCAAACCAAACGCCCGCTGATTCCAGGCGAATTGCCGTTTTCTGAAAAAACCTGCGAAACCATTGAAACTTTCCGCACGGTGCGGAAAATGCAGCAGGAGTTTGGCCCAGAAATCTGCCAAACTTACGTGATCAGCATGAGCCACGAAGCCAGCGATGTTCTAGAAGTGTTGCTGCTGGCTAAGGAATGCGGCCTGTACGACCCTGCAACAGGCACGAGCAGCATACAGGTAGTGCCGCTGTTTGAAACCGTAGAAGACTTGAAGAAGGCTCCTACGGTGATGCGATCGCTATTTGAATTGCCCTTGTATCGCGCTGCTCTTTCGGGAGGCTATAGCAGTGTAGAAAAATCCCATACAATTTCTCTACAAGAGGTGATGTTGGGTTACTCCGACAGCAACAAAGATTCGGGTTTCTTGAGCAGTAACTGGGAAATCCATAAGGCTCAAAAAGCTTTGCAGCAAATAGCTGAGGAGTACGGCGTTGCTCTACGCATCTTTCACGGACGTGGCGGAAGCGTTGGTCGCGGCGGTGGCCCCTCTTATGAAGCTATCCTCGCTCAACCTGGCCACAGCATCAACGGTCGCATCAAGATTACGGAACAGGGTGAGGTACTTGCTTCTAAATACTCGCTACCAGAGTTGGCTTTATACCATCTGGAGTCGGTAACTACGGCTGTAATTCAAGCTTCTTTGCTGCGAACGGGGTTTGATGATATTCAGCCTTGGAACGAAATCATGGAGGAGTTATCCACGCGATCGCGCAGCCACTATCGCGACCTGATCTACGAAAATCCCGACTTAGTAGATTTCTTCCACTCCGTCACCCCCATCGAAGAAATCAGCCAACTGCAAATTAGCTCCCGCCCAGCACGTCGCGGCGGGAAAAAAGATTTAAGCAGTCTCCGAGCCATTCCTTGGGTATTCAGTTGGACGCAAAGCCGCTTCTTGTTACCGAGTTGGTATGGGGTGGGTACGGCGTTACAAGAGTTTTTGGATGAGGAACCAGAGGAACACCTCAAGCTGCTGCGCTATTTTTATTTCAAGTGGCCTTTCTTTAAGATGGTTATCTCCAAGGTGGAAATGACTCTTGCAAAGGTGGATATGCAGATGGCTAGCCACTATGTACGCGAGTTATCGCGACCTGAAGACCAAGAGCGTTTTCAAGCCTTGTACGAGCAGATTATCAAGGAATTCCACCTCACCCGCGATTTAGTCCTCTCCATCGCTGGAAACAAACGCCTTTTGGATGGCGATCCAGTCCTCCAGCGGTCTGTGCAGTTACGCAACGGTACGATTGTGCCTTTGGGTTTCTTGCAAGTTTCCTTATTGAAGCGCCTGCGTCATCATGGCAAACAGGTAGCTTCCGCCGTCATCCAGTCTCGTTATAGTAAGGGCGAGTTGTTGCGCGGGGCGCTGTTGACTATCAACGGTATTGCTGCTGGGATGCGAAATACAGGCTGA
- a CDS encoding MBOAT family protein, with amino-acid sequence MNFLSIIYALFLIGVLGVYWSVRSVSQTRTSAKDAPSSASQSKRMWILLIASLIFYASLQVAYVPLLVVITFINFRLGKAIGANAALGQQAIDQRISNEDWQKVQAVWNRRRLNFLWLGIVLNIILLVGFKYVPFFLNSIAGIFNWQIAEDSATWVGANLVVPLGLSFFVFECIAYLIDVYRGAPATKKFLDFAAYKLFFPKLIIGPITRFHYFASQMKALQFPTLDQFTEGFWLIACGAVKKALLADNLAFIVDLIWGNGNLQRAGSVDLWLAMFAYGLQIYLDFSGYVDWARGSAILLGINLPENFDFPYFSTSIAQFWRRWHMTLGDWLRNYLYFPLGGSRRGLGRTCLNLLIVMLIAGIWHGAAWGFVVWGGLHGLALVVHRLTEAVSNKFKLAQNWWQSIPGVVVAWLLTQLMVFTSWIFFKLPNLKDSVWVVQHLWGHNADIQFAQKVYGEAIRLDQFQLSLLLIFLVALMGVAYIVQRGLKLQLNWPLKLLLVPMCLYTVWVLAPTGGSPFIYFDF; translated from the coding sequence ATGAACTTTCTTTCAATCATTTACGCCCTATTTCTAATCGGTGTACTGGGAGTTTATTGGTCGGTGCGTAGCGTTAGCCAAACTAGGACGAGTGCAAAAGATGCTCCTTCCTCAGCATCCCAATCTAAGCGGATGTGGATTCTTTTGATTGCCAGCCTTATCTTCTATGCATCCTTGCAAGTCGCTTACGTCCCCTTATTAGTTGTTATTACATTCATTAACTTCCGGCTGGGAAAAGCAATCGGAGCAAATGCCGCACTAGGACAGCAAGCTATAGACCAGAGGATCTCCAATGAAGATTGGCAGAAAGTCCAAGCTGTTTGGAATCGTCGCCGCCTGAACTTCTTATGGCTGGGTATAGTCCTCAATATTATTTTGCTGGTGGGCTTCAAGTATGTACCATTTTTCTTAAACTCCATCGCAGGTATTTTTAATTGGCAAATTGCTGAAGATAGCGCAACTTGGGTTGGAGCTAACTTAGTTGTTCCTTTGGGGCTAAGTTTCTTCGTCTTCGAGTGCATCGCTTACTTAATTGATGTCTATCGCGGTGCGCCAGCAACTAAGAAATTTCTCGATTTTGCTGCTTATAAGTTATTTTTTCCCAAACTAATTATTGGGCCGATAACTCGCTTTCATTACTTTGCCTCCCAAATGAAAGCCTTGCAATTTCCCACCCTCGACCAGTTTACTGAAGGATTTTGGTTAATAGCTTGTGGTGCTGTTAAAAAAGCACTTTTGGCTGATAATTTGGCTTTTATTGTCGATCTAATCTGGGGTAACGGCAACTTACAGCGGGCGGGTAGCGTTGATTTGTGGCTGGCGATGTTCGCCTACGGGCTGCAAATTTATCTGGATTTTAGCGGTTATGTTGACTGGGCGAGAGGCAGTGCCATCCTGCTGGGTATAAATTTACCTGAAAATTTTGATTTTCCTTACTTTAGTACCAGCATTGCCCAGTTCTGGCGGCGCTGGCACATGACTTTGGGAGATTGGTTGCGTAATTACCTTTATTTTCCCCTTGGTGGTTCGCGCCGGGGTTTAGGTAGAACTTGCCTAAACCTGCTGATTGTTATGCTAATTGCTGGTATCTGGCACGGAGCAGCCTGGGGATTTGTTGTCTGGGGCGGGCTTCACGGTTTAGCGCTAGTAGTTCACCGACTTACAGAAGCAGTATCCAACAAGTTTAAATTAGCTCAAAATTGGTGGCAAAGTATCCCTGGTGTAGTTGTAGCTTGGCTGCTGACTCAGTTAATGGTCTTTACGTCATGGATATTTTTCAAGCTTCCCAATCTTAAAGATTCCGTTTGGGTAGTTCAGCACCTTTGGGGTCATAATGCTGATATTCAGTTTGCTCAAAAGGTTTACGGTGAAGCGATCCGTTTGGATCAATTTCAGCTGTCTCTACTTTTGATTTTTCTGGTAGCGTTGATGGGTGTGGCCTACATCGTACAACGAGGGCTGAAGTTACAGTTAAATTGGCCTCTCAAGCTGCTGCTAGTACCCATGTGTCTCTATACTGTCTGGGTGTTAGCTCCTACAGGTGGTTCGCCTTTTATTTATTTTGATTTTTAG
- a CDS encoding DUF1574 family protein, giving the protein MLDVNQRDHTRHKSSIAHWVYQAIGESKGLRLRTRLRGNDLHILCESDFQCPSSATVVTRILQALDATDGQVPSDPGRPVYQIILYGRIAGRQRPEWIEPIQLVETASDRALDEGRLMEAPSAPANGFTAPSGGGSIPTANGSALLISNETLARSGSTEAIARYLSEGLSPMGVSVKVVIQNLPKGQVTEKSQPPTRRLWVVCDSDYSPDQSLLAETVASRLRNLNLEGFCDAAIKSQVSGEASPDWVLRVDLTPPEEMLKDWARWGDIQAIARLLNQKLAPHDIELRAVLKDVTLHLFCSHTLDITNTPKAPDRATIIDALAPVLEAIEPQGIQAAAVYGVEAHKKTPVPDQETPIWIEWLNLPAAKNPALAETALALAAQGDQGALLFLLQRLLNPDMDGRLATGGIRVQITKKQDLLHIMTEAVCCPVQNQVGAPIAKFVRQLGIRGIVGVRVYGRRAGLSSPLWNYGVDFVSRGRLPQPDLQPVEFAASDVSSDDPTAAKVKEEVETSSAIAKENFNSRFNRWVATSSAIFREWLCYTQLFVSTASDNAWKTPSRTLVTNNSAGDGVKTVLVWGTLGLLLTLQSDWLMGQVLQRQEEQAISGKPVQKEETLESVAIPQLSLQKQSRGNNAKVFNRTGFTKNGETSVIVIKSEKGNLRASGRKSGATAAILASARSLNPSFNNRMLDEKLALYQQRLLQKRGKPPDVLIVGSSRAMRGIDPTALSAALADAGFPNVDVFNFGVNGATAQVVDLIIRQILTAEQMPKVIIWADGARAFNSGRTDMTYKAIAASPGYQQLNAGTFPKSNQSNITPSRSLMAAQASSLGQTNSPASEDASLTSSYQMVEGSLNQALSQISSTYPQRDQLKTILREGFKQLAANRAIAPKAENSTNNEENLLLENEIDFDGFLPLSVRFLPTSYYQKYARVSGDHDGDYESFQLFGKQDEALDSLLQFVQERGVPLVFVNLPLTQEYLDPIRTQHEQKFQLHMREIAEQKGLIYRDLSQLWPTKNDFFSDPSHLNRYGAYEVSNQLAQDPMIPWPSK; this is encoded by the coding sequence ATGTTGGATGTCAATCAGCGCGACCACACACGCCATAAGTCGTCAATTGCCCACTGGGTTTACCAGGCCATCGGTGAATCTAAGGGCTTGCGTCTGCGAACCCGGTTGCGGGGTAACGACCTGCATATTCTCTGTGAATCAGATTTCCAGTGTCCTTCGTCGGCAACGGTCGTAACCAGGATACTCCAAGCGCTCGATGCTACAGATGGGCAGGTTCCCAGCGACCCTGGTCGCCCCGTATACCAGATAATACTTTACGGTCGCATCGCGGGTCGCCAGCGTCCAGAATGGATAGAGCCAATTCAGCTTGTAGAGACAGCTAGCGATCGCGCCCTCGACGAAGGGCGACTTATGGAAGCGCCATCCGCCCCGGCAAATGGTTTTACTGCTCCATCAGGCGGCGGATCTATACCCACGGCCAATGGTTCGGCTTTGCTTATTTCTAATGAAACTCTTGCCAGATCTGGCTCTACCGAGGCGATCGCCCGCTATCTCAGCGAAGGCTTAAGCCCTATGGGAGTAAGCGTCAAGGTCGTAATCCAGAACCTTCCCAAAGGACAGGTAACAGAAAAATCTCAACCCCCGACCCGGCGTCTGTGGGTTGTCTGCGATTCTGACTACAGCCCCGATCAATCTTTACTGGCCGAAACAGTAGCTTCTAGGTTGCGGAATCTTAATTTGGAGGGATTCTGCGATGCGGCGATCAAGAGCCAAGTGAGTGGTGAAGCCAGCCCTGATTGGGTGCTGCGGGTGGATCTAACTCCTCCAGAAGAAATGCTCAAAGATTGGGCACGTTGGGGAGATATACAGGCGATCGCGCGGCTGCTCAATCAAAAATTAGCTCCACACGACATAGAACTGCGAGCTGTCCTCAAAGATGTCACGTTGCATTTATTTTGTAGCCATACCCTTGACATCACAAATACACCCAAAGCTCCCGATAGGGCAACCATTATAGATGCTCTAGCTCCCGTCCTAGAGGCGATTGAGCCTCAAGGCATTCAGGCAGCGGCGGTTTATGGGGTCGAAGCACATAAGAAAACGCCTGTACCCGACCAGGAAACGCCCATCTGGATCGAGTGGCTGAATTTACCAGCCGCAAAAAATCCCGCTTTAGCCGAAACCGCCCTTGCACTGGCGGCTCAGGGAGACCAAGGAGCGTTGTTATTTTTGCTACAGCGCTTGCTGAATCCCGACATGGATGGGCGGCTTGCCACTGGTGGCATTCGCGTCCAAATCACCAAAAAACAAGACTTGTTGCATATTATGACGGAGGCCGTGTGCTGTCCCGTCCAAAATCAAGTAGGGGCGCCTATCGCTAAATTTGTGCGCCAGTTGGGGATTCGAGGAATAGTGGGCGTGCGAGTCTATGGGCGGCGGGCTGGGCTATCATCACCTTTGTGGAATTACGGAGTTGATTTTGTCAGCAGAGGGCGGCTTCCTCAGCCGGATTTGCAGCCAGTAGAGTTTGCAGCCAGCGATGTAAGCAGCGACGACCCGACGGCGGCTAAGGTTAAAGAAGAGGTCGAAACATCGAGCGCGATCGCCAAAGAAAACTTCAACTCCCGCTTTAACAGGTGGGTTGCCACGTCCAGTGCAATATTCCGCGAATGGCTGTGCTATACGCAATTATTTGTTTCCACAGCATCAGACAATGCATGGAAAACTCCAAGCCGCACCCTCGTCACTAATAATTCTGCTGGCGATGGAGTAAAGACAGTCTTGGTGTGGGGCACGTTGGGTTTATTGTTAACGCTACAGTCTGATTGGTTAATGGGTCAGGTGTTGCAAAGGCAAGAAGAACAGGCAATTTCTGGTAAGCCTGTGCAAAAGGAAGAAACCTTAGAATCTGTAGCGATACCCCAACTGTCTTTGCAAAAACAATCTAGGGGTAATAACGCTAAAGTTTTCAACCGAACAGGATTTACAAAAAATGGTGAAACCAGCGTCATTGTAATAAAAAGCGAGAAAGGCAATTTAAGAGCTTCAGGGCGCAAAAGCGGAGCAACAGCGGCAATTTTAGCGAGTGCGCGATCGCTCAACCCTTCTTTCAACAACCGGATGCTAGATGAAAAGTTGGCTCTCTACCAACAACGCCTGCTACAGAAGCGGGGTAAGCCTCCAGACGTGCTTATAGTTGGCAGTTCGCGGGCAATGCGCGGTATTGACCCTACAGCGCTTTCTGCTGCTCTTGCCGATGCTGGCTTCCCCAATGTTGATGTGTTTAACTTTGGAGTCAACGGCGCTACAGCCCAAGTCGTCGATTTGATAATACGCCAGATTTTGACAGCAGAGCAGATGCCCAAAGTGATTATTTGGGCAGATGGGGCGCGTGCGTTTAACAGCGGGCGGACTGATATGACATACAAAGCGATCGCTGCCTCTCCAGGCTACCAGCAACTAAATGCCGGGACTTTCCCCAAAAGCAATCAAAGCAATATAACCCCAAGTCGCTCTTTAATGGCGGCGCAAGCTTCCTCTTTGGGACAAACAAATTCGCCTGCAAGTGAAGATGCAAGTTTGACATCTAGCTATCAGATGGTTGAGGGAAGCCTTAATCAAGCACTATCTCAGATTTCGTCAACTTATCCTCAACGCGACCAACTCAAAACTATATTGCGCGAAGGTTTTAAACAATTGGCAGCAAATAGAGCGATCGCTCCAAAAGCCGAAAATTCCACCAACAACGAAGAGAATTTGCTCCTTGAAAACGAAATTGATTTTGATGGCTTTCTCCCCTTATCAGTTCGCTTTCTACCCACCTCTTACTATCAAAAATATGCCCGCGTCAGCGGCGATCATGACGGAGATTATGAATCATTCCAACTTTTTGGTAAGCAAGACGAAGCTTTAGACTCTCTCCTCCAATTTGTGCAGGAGCGTGGGGTTCCTCTGGTTTTTGTTAACTTGCCTCTCACCCAAGAATACTTAGACCCAATACGCACGCAGCACGAGCAAAAATTTCAACTGCACATGAGGGAAATAGCGGAACAAAAGGGATTAATCTACAGAGACTTAAGCCAGCTTTGGCCTACTAAAAACGACTTCTTTTCTGACCCCAGCCACCTTAACCGCTATGGTGCTTATGAAGTCTCCAACCAACTAGCTCAAGACCCGATGATTCCCTGGCCTAGTAAATAA